A single region of the Strigops habroptila isolate Jane chromosome 3, bStrHab1.2.pri, whole genome shotgun sequence genome encodes:
- the CTTNBP2 gene encoding cortactin-binding protein 2 isoform X5, translating to MATEGASGEPSSGGREDSSATAAKKEFDVDNLSKPELRMLLSIMEGELEARDLVIEALRARRKEVFIQERYGRFNLSDPFLALQRDFEAGAGDKEKKPICMNPLSILEAVMAHCRKMQERMSAQLAAAENRQKKLEMEKSQLQNLELEHKKLSARLEEERGKNKHIVLMLVKECKQLSGRIVEEAQKLEELMSKFEEEKKKATELEESLVAEKQRSTQMEAQMEKQLSEFDTEREQLRAKLHREETHTSDLREERDKMIKMIEQLKKENESKANPSLKNKDNNKDRSLVSVSVETEETSSRTVACQTDTVVTDSSTENVKKMPLTVSVKPSTVNPLVSGNTKMNVCTNAALVKPVIDRQSSSSELIPPTTPVLTQNQNRIEENGPSTGSSPDIPSSTSPFSNSTSLCTPAAPTAAAQNSSSMHSLHSPSASTTGHPGLNPRIQAARFRFQANANDPDQNGNTTQSPPSRDVSPTSRDNLVAKQVARNTVTQVLSRFTSPQSGTLLRSGISHSMEVATYPPVGRTSVKTPTVSRIDRGNPPPIPPKKPGLSQTPSPPHPQLKVLTDSSRSPNTSAKTDNKTVTSPLSSSPQGIRVINEEIISKSSPQLPPKPAIDLSVAPAGCAIPAIASSQVGAWPSHFPGVNQPACSENSFVIPTTIACSSSINPVSASSCRPCDSDSLLVTASGWSSSLTPLLTSGGPVPLGGRPTLLHQAAAQGNVTLLSMLLNEEGLDINYSCEDGYSALYSAATNGHTDCVRLLLTAEAQVDAADKNGFTPLCSAVAQGHVKCAELLIMYQADINHAADRGQTPLYLACKNGNNDCIKLLLEGGADRTVKTSDGWSPIHAAVDSGNVDSLKLLMYYNKPNNGNSLTDAEPNLDYFELDKREDNYSTRIKPVISADLINHADKEGWTAAHIAASKGFKNCLEILCSHGGLEAERKDKCNRTLHDVATDDCKHLLENLNALNVPVRISVSGIEPAHCGTEEFDTENTICALNIRKQTSWDDFSKAVSQAVTNHFQAIASDGWRSLEDLSFSSAAESNIGLSASSILSVKLGNISWSTGQIFSQPPWDFLKNNRAEHITVFLFGPQEGCLNSVTYASMIHLQTLQNYLRLVEQYRNVIFHGPEGSLQDYIAYQIAACMKQKQVAAGSTCEIVKVEVDAGFSKEQLAELFISSACLVPVKQPPVSKTTIVILENLERASLSELLGDFLAPLENRSSENPCTIQRANGVSGAFYFHENCFLLGTVAKCHLHGSDLLVQQHFRWVQLRWDGEPMRGLLQRFLRRKVINKFRGKVPPPCDPVCKIIDWILAVWHQLNSCLSRLGAPEALMGPKHFFSCPVVPGHGQVTVKWMSKLWNAVIAPRVQEAILSRASVKRSSVPGQVIAKKNPSQGQQAIVKAALSILLNKAVLHGCPLPRTELDNYIADFKGGNFPLSVVSSYKNCTKKRGENTSWRKVSTSPRKKSGHLSSQSWNKQETHTEGIKSKTMLQPNCKKNASLATKSSEKDQLKTLNLEQRLSLGSDDEVDLVQELQSMCSSKSEPDISKIADSKDELLMFSNSQNNPVFSASGTNTNKTTAQKLCLQLSFFPH from the exons ttggaaatggaaaaatctcaGTTACAGAATCTTGAGCTGGAGCACAAAAAGCTATCAGCTCGTCTTGAAGAAGAACGTGGAAAGAATAAGCACATAGTACTAATGCTAGTGAAGGAGTGTAAGCAGTTATCTGGGCGAATTGTAGAGGAAGCCCAGAAACTGGAAGAATTGATGTCAAaatttgaagaggaaaagaaaaaggctacTGAATTGGAGGAGTCTCTTGTGGCTGAGAAACAAAGGAGCACACAAATGGAAGCtcaaatggaaaagcagctgtCCGAGTTTGACACAGAGAGAGAGCAGTTGCGTGCCAAACTTCATAGAGAGGAAACGCACACCAGTGACCtcagagaagagagagataAAATGATCAAAATGATTGAGcaattaaaaaaggagaatgaaagTAAAGCTAATccttctcttaaaaataaagataataataaAGATAGGagtcttgtttctgtttctgttgaaaCAGAAGAGACAAGTTCAAGAACTGTTGCCTGCCAAACAGATACTGTAGTGACGGACAGTAGCACAGAAAATGTTAAGAAGATGCCTTTGACTGTATCTGTAAAGCCTTCTACAGTGAACCCACTAGTGTCTGGCAATACTAAAATGAATGTGTGCACCAATGCAGCATTGGTGAAGCCAGTCATTGATAGGCAATCTTCATCTAGTGAACTCATCCCTCCCACAACTCCTGTTCTcacacaaaatcaaaacagaattGAGGAAAATGGACCAAGTACGGGCTCATCACCTGATATACCAAGTAGCACTTCCCCTTTTTCAAATAGTACTTCCCTTTGCACCCCTGCAGCACcaactgctgcagctcagaatTCCTCATCTATGCACAGTTTGCATTCACCATCTGCCAGCACTACTGGGCATCCAGGCCTAAACCCACGAATCCAAGCAGCTAGATTTAGATTTCAAGCGAATGCAAATGATCCAGACCAAAATGGAAACACAACCCAAAGCCCTCCCTCAAGGGACGTATCCCCTACTAGTCGTGACAACCTAGTTGCCAAACAGGTAGCTCGGAATACCGTTACCCAAGTCCTTTCGAGATTTACAAGCCCTCAGAGCGGCACTCTGTTGCGGTCAGGGATATCACATTCAATGGAAGTTGCCACTTACCCCCCAGTAGGTAGAACAAGTGTAAAGACTCCCACTGTATCAAGAATTGACAGAGGAAATCCTCCACCAATTCCTCCTAAGAAACCAGGGCTTTCACAAACTCCTTCTCCACCACACCCACAGCTTAAAGTTTTAACGGATAGTAGTCGTTCCCCAAATACAAGTGCAAAAACTGACAACAAAACCGTGACCTCACCTCTTTCAAGTTCACCACAAGGAATCAGGGTAATAAATGAGGAAATTATTTCTAAGTCCTCACCTCAGCTGCCACCAAAACCTGCTATAGATTTATCTGTGGCACCTGCAGGCTGTGCCATACCAGCCATAGCCTCATCTCAGGTGGGTGCCTGGCCTTCCCACTTCCCTGGAGTGAACCAACCTGCATGTTCAGAAAATTCCTTTGTCATTCCCACCACCATTGCCTGTAGCTCCTCCATAAACCCTGTTAGTGCTTCATCCTGTAGACCATGTGATTCAGACAGCCTCCTGGTAACAGCATCAG GCTGGTCTTCCTCCCTAACCCCTTTGTTAACAAGTGGTGGTCCTGTCCCCCTGGGTGGCAGGCCCACCCTTCTTCACCaagctgctgcccagggaaatgtCACTTTATTATCAATGCTGCTTAATGAAGAAGGACTGGACATTAATTACTCTTGTGAAGATGGCTATTCTGCCTTGTATTCTGCTGCTACGAATGGACATACAG ATTGTGTGAGATTGCTGCTGACTGCAGAAGCACAAGTTGATGCTGCTGATAAAAATGGCTTTACACCCTTGTGTTCAGCAGTTGCTCAGGGACATGTCAA GTGTGCAGAATTATTAATTATGTATCAGGCTGATATTAACCATGCTGCTGACAGAGGACAGACACCTTTGTACCTGGCctgtaaaaatggaaataatgatTGTATTAAGCTACTGTTGGAAGGTGGAGCAGATCGAACAGTAAAAACCAGT gATGGTTGGTCCCCAATTCACGCAGCAGTGGATTCTGGTAATGTTGACAGTCTCAAGCTCCTTATGTACTACAACAAGCCAAACAATGGGAACTCTTTAACTGATGCAGAGCCTAATTTAGACTACTTTGAGTTGGACAAGAGAGAAGACAACTATAGCACTAGAATAAAGCCTGTTATTTCTGCAGATCTCATCAACCATGCTGACAAAGAGGGTTGGACTGCTGCCCACATAGCAGCATCAAAAGGCTTTAAG AACTGCCTAGAAATCCTTTGCAGCCATGGTGGACTAGAGGCTGAGAGAAAAGATAAGTGTAATCGAACATTGCATGATGTTGCTACTGATGATTGCAAACATCTCCTAGAAAACTTAA ATGCTCTTAATGTACCTGTAAGGATTTCAGTTAGTGGCATTGAACCAGCCCATTGTGGTACAGAAGAATttgatacagaaaatacaatatGTGCTTTAAATATCCGCAAACAGACATCATGGGATGATTTTTCAAAGGCAGTGAGTCAGGCAGTGACAAACCATTTTCAAGCAATTGCTTCTGATGGATGGAGGAGCCTAGAAGACCTGTCATTCAGTAGTGCTGCAGAATCGAACATTGGCCTCAGTGCAAGCAGTATATTATCTGTCAAACTAG gaAACATTTCATGGTCAACAGGTCAGATTTTTTCCCAGCCACCATGGGACTTTTTGAAGAACAACAGAGCTGAGCATATCacagtgtttttgtttg GACCTCAAGAAGGCTGCCTAAATAGTGTGACTTACGCATCTATGATCCATCTTCAGACACTTCAGAATTACCTCCGCCTG gTTGAACAATATCGTAATGTCATTTTTCATGGTCCAGAAGGAAGTTTGCAAGACTATATAGCGTATCAGATAGCAGCCTGCATGAAG caaaagcaggtGGCTGCAGGATCCACATGTGAAATCGTTAAAGTTGAAGTGGATGCTGGTTTCTCCAAGGAGCAGCTTGCAGAACTGTTCATCAGCAGTG cttGTCTGGTCCCAGTTAAACAGCCTCCTGTAAGCAAGACAACCATTGTGATTTTAGAAAATTTGGAGAGAGCTTCTTTGTCTGAATTACTAGGAGATTTTCTGGCACCTCTTGAGAATCGGAGTTCAGAAAATCCTTGCACTATTCAAAGAG CAAATGGAGTGTCTGGTGCCTTTTACTTCCATGAGAACTGCTTTTTACTGGGGACAGTCGCAAAGTGTCATCTTCATGGCTCTGACCTGCTGGTTCAGCAGCATTTCCGTTGGGTTCAACTTAGGTGGGATGGGGAACCAATGCGTGGCTTGCTTCAAAggtttttaagaagaaaagttatAAACAAG ttcaGAGGCAAAGTACCTCCTCCATGTGATCCTGTGTGCAAGATCATAGACTGGATTCTTGCTGTTTGGCACCAGCTGAACTCTTGCTTATCACGTCTAGGAGCACCTGAAGCACTTATGGGgccaaaacatttcttctcttgtccAGTGGTGCCAGGGCATGGCCAAGTGACAGTGAA GTGGATGTCCAAATTATGGAATGCTGTGATAGCTCCCAGAGTTCAAGAAGCAATACTCTCCAGAGCCTCTGTGAAAAGATCATCTGTACCAGGACAAGTAATAGCCAAAAAAAATCCTAGCCAAGGTCAACAGGCTATTGTTAAAGCTGCTCTCAGTATCTTGCTAAATAAAGCTGTTCTGCATGGCTGTCCTCTACCCAGAACAG AGTTAGATAATTATATAGCAGATTTTAAGGGAGGAAATTTTCCTTTATCCGTCGTTTCAAGCTACAAAAATTGTACTAAGAAAAGAGGTGAGAATACTTCTTGGAGAAAAGTGAGCACAAGTCCTCGCAAAAAGTCAGGCCATTTATCCTCCCAGTCATGGAATAAGCAGGAGACACATACTGAAG GTATAAAATCTAAGACTATGTTGCAAccaaactgtaagaaaaatgcttctcttGCCACGAA atcTTCAGAGAAGGATCAATTGAAAACATTAAATCTGGAGCAGAGGCTGTCCCTTGGTTCTGATGATGAAGTAGATCTTGTGCAGGAACTTCAGAGTATGTGTTCCAGCAAATCTGAGCCTGATATAAGCAAG ATTGCAGATTCTAAGGATGAGCTACTGATGTTCAGTAACTCCCAGAACAATCCTGTGTTTTCAGCAAGTGGTActaacacaaataaaacaacagcacaAAAG